From the Mycoplasmatota bacterium genome, one window contains:
- the xdhA gene encoding xanthine dehydrogenase molybdenum-binding subunit XdhA, translating to MSNKVIGKSVSRLDALSKVTGKAKYADDYFERDMLVGKVLRSPHAHAIIKNIDVSKAKELAGVEAVITHKDLPKIKFATAGHPWSLDENHRDVEDRLILTDKARHVGDSIAAVVAINPLIAEKALKLIEVEYEVLPHILDPEKAMEEGAPVIHEEKPNNIISSFSQEYGDVDYDFQNASYIFDGIYETSIVQHCHLENHSAYAYKDTDGRIVIVTSTQIPHIVRRIVSQALGISWGNVRVIKPYIGGGFGNKQDVVIEPLTVAMSLAVNGRPVRYALTREECFIGTRTRHAIKFYFKTALSKENKLKAIKIKAISNNGAYASHGHSIIMSASSKFRPLYNFKSVKVEPKTVYTNLPTAGAMRAYGVPQIFFALESHLDDIARKLNLDPIELRKQNLISVGHVDPLTNITVRSCGIRECIQKGKELIKWDEKKKQYQNQEGEVKKGLGMACFSYFSGTHPVGLELSGARIIMNQDGSIQLQVGATEIGQGSDTVFAQMAAEVIGIPISMVRIVSTQDTDITPFDTGAYASRQTYITGAAVKKAALEIREKVLNIASKSSGLAKDALDIVNAKIVEKKLGTIICPLQDIAMASYYDRMSAEPITSDISVNVRTNSVAYGVTFVEVSVDMITGKIEILEIYNVHDSGVIINPKLAEGQVQGGVSMALGYALSEKMLFDEKTGRPLNHNLLDYKLQTILDTPKIGVDFVETYEATGSFGQKSLGENPTISPAPAIRNAVLDATGVAFNKIPMNPQAVFEKFKDEGLL from the coding sequence ATGTCAAACAAAGTAATCGGTAAGAGTGTTAGTAGGCTTGATGCGTTAAGTAAGGTGACTGGTAAAGCGAAATACGCCGATGATTATTTTGAACGTGACATGCTAGTGGGGAAAGTATTAAGAAGCCCCCATGCTCATGCCATAATTAAAAATATTGATGTAAGTAAGGCAAAGGAATTAGCAGGTGTTGAGGCAGTTATTACACATAAAGATTTACCTAAAATTAAGTTCGCAACAGCAGGTCATCCTTGGTCATTAGATGAAAATCATAGAGATGTGGAGGATAGACTAATTTTAACAGATAAGGCGCGTCACGTTGGGGATAGTATTGCTGCAGTTGTCGCTATTAATCCGTTAATAGCGGAGAAAGCACTAAAATTAATTGAAGTCGAGTATGAAGTACTCCCTCATATTCTTGACCCAGAGAAAGCAATGGAGGAAGGTGCACCAGTAATACATGAGGAAAAACCAAATAATATCATCAGTTCTTTTAGTCAAGAATACGGTGATGTTGATTATGATTTTCAAAATGCATCATATATTTTTGATGGTATCTATGAAACAAGTATTGTTCAGCATTGTCATTTAGAAAACCATAGTGCCTATGCCTATAAGGATACTGATGGTCGTATTGTAATTGTTACTTCAACTCAAATTCCACATATTGTTAGAAGAATCGTAAGTCAAGCTTTGGGTATTTCATGGGGGAATGTAAGAGTCATTAAACCGTATATTGGTGGAGGATTTGGAAATAAACAAGATGTTGTTATTGAACCCTTAACTGTAGCCATGTCATTAGCTGTAAATGGAAGGCCTGTACGATATGCATTAACTCGTGAAGAATGTTTTATTGGGACAAGAACGCGACATGCGATAAAATTCTATTTCAAGACAGCATTATCAAAAGAGAATAAATTAAAAGCAATAAAGATTAAGGCAATTTCAAATAATGGTGCCTATGCTTCTCATGGACATTCGATTATTATGAGTGCTAGCAGTAAATTTAGACCATTATATAATTTTAAATCAGTTAAGGTAGAGCCAAAAACAGTGTATACAAATTTACCGACAGCAGGTGCTATGCGAGCATATGGTGTACCACAAATCTTTTTTGCCTTAGAAAGTCACTTAGATGATATCGCAAGAAAACTTAACTTAGATCCAATTGAACTTAGAAAGCAAAATTTAATTAGTGTAGGTCATGTGGATCCACTTACAAATATTACAGTTCGTTCATGTGGTATTCGAGAATGTATTCAAAAAGGAAAAGAATTAATAAAATGGGATGAGAAGAAAAAACAATATCAAAATCAAGAAGGAGAAGTAAAAAAAGGTTTAGGGATGGCTTGTTTTAGTTATTTTTCTGGCACACACCCTGTTGGTTTAGAACTTTCTGGTGCAAGAATAATTATGAATCAAGATGGTTCCATCCAACTACAAGTTGGTGCAACAGAAATTGGACAAGGAAGTGATACAGTTTTTGCACAAATGGCAGCTGAAGTAATCGGAATACCAATTAGTATGGTTCGAATTGTTTCAACGCAAGATACGGATATTACACCTTTTGATACGGGAGCTTATGCCTCTAGACAAACCTATATAACAGGGGCTGCAGTGAAAAAGGCAGCTTTAGAAATTAGGGAGAAGGTATTAAACATAGCTAGTAAATCCTCTGGACTAGCGAAAGATGCACTAGATATTGTCAACGCAAAGATAGTTGAGAAGAAATTAGGTACAATAATTTGTCCTTTACAAGATATTGCAATGGCATCTTATTATGACAGAATGAGTGCTGAACCGATAACAAGTGATATATCTGTTAATGTAAGAACAAATTCAGTCGCATATGGTGTCACCTTTGTTGAAGTATCTGTAGATATGATAACAGGTAAAATTGAAATTCTTGAAATATATAATGTTCATGATTCAGGTGTTATTATTAATCCTAAACTTGCTGAAGGGCAGGTACAAGGTGGTGTGAGTATGGCTTTAGGTTACGCTTTGTCAGAAAAGATGCTTTTTGATGAGAAAACAGGTAGACCACTTAATCATAACTTGTTAGATTATAAATTACAGACAATTTTAGATACACCTAAAATTGGTGTGGATTTTGTAGAGACTTACGAAGCAACCGGATCATTTGGCCAAAAATCATTAGGAGAAAACCCTACCATATCCCCTGCACCAGCCATACGTAATGCTGTTTTAGATGCAACAGGTGTAGCGTTTAATAAGATTCCGATGAATCCACAAGCAGTATTTGAAAAATTTAAAGATGAAGGATTACTATAA
- a CDS encoding ABC transporter ATP-binding protein — MDKQQNKLNKKKSRKLLKEASRYSSQQINKYERLKKREVTKKDVVTEMKDENNILEIEDLNTYFFTDIGVVKAVDGVSFNVPKGATVGVVGESGCGKSVTSLSIMRLVQGPTGQIVKGDIRFPYGDKIINLRTAPMEVIRNIRGNDIAMIFQEPMTSLNPVFTTGYQIDEVIKNHHPELTKKQIRQKSIDMLDLVGISRPKGIYKAYPHELSGGMRQRALIAMALACDPKLIIADEPTTALDVTIQAQVLDILRDLKSKINASIILITHDLGVVAEMADYVVVMYAGRIIEQGTARDIYKDPRHPYTVGLIKSRPNAIGKDEKLYSIPGQVPNPINMPKYCYFKDRCNQCTSKCNGDYPELTQVSPTHFVACWKYEGGNE, encoded by the coding sequence ATGGATAAACAACAAAATAAATTAAATAAAAAGAAATCTCGTAAATTATTAAAAGAAGCTTCTAGATATAGTTCTCAACAAATCAATAAGTATGAAAGACTTAAGAAAAGAGAAGTAACTAAAAAAGATGTTGTTACTGAGATGAAAGATGAAAACAATATCCTTGAGATAGAAGATTTAAACACCTATTTTTTCACAGATATAGGTGTTGTAAAAGCAGTAGACGGTGTATCTTTCAATGTCCCAAAAGGTGCTACTGTTGGCGTAGTAGGTGAATCTGGATGTGGAAAGAGTGTAACATCATTATCAATCATGCGATTGGTTCAAGGTCCAACTGGACAAATAGTTAAAGGTGATATCCGATTCCCATATGGCGATAAAATCATAAATCTTCGCACAGCACCAATGGAAGTCATAAGAAATATTCGCGGAAATGATATTGCGATGATATTTCAAGAACCGATGACATCTTTAAATCCAGTATTTACTACTGGATATCAAATTGATGAGGTAATTAAAAACCATCATCCTGAATTAACTAAAAAGCAAATTAGACAAAAATCTATTGATATGTTAGATTTAGTTGGTATTTCTCGACCTAAAGGCATTTATAAAGCTTACCCACATGAATTATCAGGTGGAATGAGACAACGTGCTCTAATTGCGATGGCACTCGCTTGTGATCCTAAACTCATTATTGCCGATGAACCAACAACTGCTCTTGATGTGACGATTCAAGCGCAGGTATTAGATATATTACGTGATTTAAAATCAAAAATAAATGCTTCTATTATCTTAATTACACATGATTTAGGTGTGGTCGCTGAAATGGCTGACTATGTAGTTGTTATGTATGCTGGAAGAATTATTGAACAAGGTACAGCAAGAGATATTTATAAAGATCCTAGACATCCTTATACGGTAGGTTTAATTAAGTCACGTCCAAATGCGATAGGGAAAGATGAAAAATTGTACTCAATTCCAGGACAAGTACCTAACCCAATTAATATGCCTAAATATTGTTACTTTAAAGATAGATGTAATCAATGTACTTCTAAGTGTAACGGGGATTATCCGGAGCTTACCCAAGTATCTCCAACACATTTTGTGGCATGTTGGAAGTATGAGGGAGGTAATGAGTAA
- a CDS encoding dipeptide ABC transporter ATP-binding protein, with translation MENKKNILEVIDLYKHFPIRAGVFQHVVGQVKAVDGISFSIKEGETMGLVGESGCGKTTIGRTILRLHQATKGKVLYKGIDLFNLKKEELRKLRPEIQLIFQDPYSSLSPRMPVGEIIGEAVREHNIVPREEYRNYIMKIMADCGLQPHHIDRYPHEFSGGQRQRIGIARALALKPKFIVCDEPVSALDVSIQAQIINLLKDLQKKYNFTYLFISHDLSVVEYISDSVGVMYLGNMVEYGPKEKVFANPLHPYTEALFSAIPVPDPDKKPDRIILEGNIPSPANPPKGCKFHTRCQKAMDICKTDIPKSIEMEDGHFVLCHLFDEQNKKTIE, from the coding sequence ATGGAAAACAAAAAAAATATTTTAGAAGTTATTGATTTATACAAACATTTTCCTATTCGTGCAGGTGTTTTCCAACATGTTGTTGGGCAAGTAAAAGCAGTAGATGGAATCTCATTCTCAATAAAAGAAGGAGAAACCATGGGACTTGTTGGTGAATCTGGATGTGGTAAAACAACCATTGGAAGAACAATTTTAAGATTACACCAAGCAACAAAAGGAAAAGTTTTATATAAAGGAATCGATTTATTTAACTTAAAAAAGGAAGAATTACGAAAATTAAGACCTGAAATACAATTAATATTTCAAGATCCATATTCTTCATTATCACCAAGAATGCCAGTTGGTGAAATAATTGGTGAAGCTGTTAGAGAACATAATATAGTTCCTAGAGAAGAATATCGTAATTATATTATGAAAATTATGGCGGATTGTGGTTTACAACCACATCATATAGATAGATATCCGCATGAATTCTCTGGTGGACAAAGACAGAGAATTGGAATTGCAAGAGCATTAGCTTTAAAACCTAAATTTATTGTTTGTGATGAACCTGTATCAGCACTCGATGTTTCTATACAGGCACAAATTATTAATTTACTTAAGGATTTACAAAAAAAATATAACTTTACTTATTTATTCATATCTCATGACCTTTCTGTTGTAGAATATATTTCTGATTCTGTTGGTGTAATGTATTTAGGTAATATGGTTGAATATGGTCCTAAGGAAAAAGTGTTTGCTAATCCACTTCATCCTTATACAGAAGCCTTATTCAGTGCGATACCAGTACCAGACCCAGATAAAAAACCAGACAGAATTATATTAGAAGGTAATATTCCTAGTCCTGCAAACCCACCTAAGGGATGTAAGTTCCATACAAGATGTCAAAAAGCTATGGATATCTGTAAAACTGATATTCCAAAGAGTATTGAAATGGAAGATGGACACTTTGTTTTATGTCATTTATTTGATGAACAAAATAAAAAAACTATAGAATAA
- the xdhB gene encoding xanthine dehydrogenase FAD-binding subunit XdhB has product MFNIKNILEPTTLSEALKMYGSNPNLKIIAGGSDVLIHLHHGKLSDVELLSLRNIKSLETIKELDDGSISIGPMATFSHIFKSEIINCNLPILAEAAVSMGGPQIRNIATIGGNICNGAVSADSVPALFSLNAMLKLESPDGVRIVSIHDFYEGPGKVKLHHKEILTNIIITKDNYHEMHGKYIKFSNRKAMDIAMLSVAVLCKIKENKFIDLRIALGVSAPTPIRCKEAEKFAIGKCVEEETIKEIGSYALKAASPRNSWRGSKAYREHLIKVLTQRAIKEVIKELEGINIE; this is encoded by the coding sequence ATGTTTAATATTAAAAATATACTAGAACCAACAACACTAAGTGAAGCATTGAAAATGTATGGTAGTAATCCTAATTTAAAGATTATTGCTGGTGGAAGCGATGTGTTAATTCATCTTCATCATGGAAAACTAAGTGATGTAGAATTATTAAGTCTTAGAAATATAAAAAGCTTAGAAACTATAAAAGAATTAGATGATGGGTCTATTTCAATCGGTCCAATGGCTACATTTTCACATATTTTCAAATCAGAAATTATAAATTGTAACTTACCAATATTAGCAGAGGCTGCAGTTTCTATGGGAGGACCTCAAATTAGAAATATTGCGACAATAGGTGGAAATATTTGTAATGGTGCGGTATCAGCAGATAGTGTCCCTGCATTGTTTTCATTAAATGCCATGCTAAAATTAGAAAGTCCAGATGGGGTTAGAATCGTTTCAATTCATGATTTTTATGAGGGACCAGGAAAAGTTAAATTGCACCATAAAGAAATATTAACTAATATTATTATCACAAAAGATAATTATCATGAGATGCATGGAAAATATATTAAATTTAGTAACAGAAAAGCCATGGACATTGCGATGCTAAGTGTTGCAGTATTATGCAAGATAAAGGAAAATAAATTCATTGATTTAAGAATCGCATTAGGTGTTAGTGCACCAACTCCAATAAGATGTAAAGAAGCTGAAAAATTTGCGATAGGAAAATGTGTGGAAGAAGAAACTATTAAAGAAATAGGAAGTTATGCGTTAAAAGCAGCTAGCCCTAGAAATTCATGGCGTGGATCTAAAGCCTATAGAGAACACTTAATAAAAGTATTAACACAGCGTGCAATAAAAGAAGTAATTAAAGAATTGGAGGGGATCAATATTGAGTGA
- the ygeW gene encoding knotted carbamoyltransferase YgeW, whose translation MKELKNLISQLEKLNHQNMYNNDFLLTWEKTDDEIQSVFKVAEILRHMRENNISPKIFDSGLGISVFRDNSTRTRFSFASACNLLGLEVQDLDEKKSQIAHGETVRETANMISFMADVIGIRDDMFIGKGNAYMRKVSQSVQEGFEDNVLNQRPTLVNLQCDIDHPTQTMADMLHLINHFGGVENLKGKKIAMTWAYSPSYGKPLSVPQGVIGLMTRMGMEVTLAHPKGYDLMPEVEEIAKKNAESTGGKFIKTNSMKEAFVNADIVYPKSWAPFAAMEKRTRLNGEGKFDEIKTLEKELLAQNANHLDWECTEDLMKCTKDGQALYLHCLPADITGVSCGHGEVAASVFERYRTPLYRQAGYKPYIIAAMIFLSKVKNPIKTAEMILDRNKERFSGK comes from the coding sequence ATGAAGGAGTTAAAAAATTTAATTAGTCAATTAGAAAAATTAAATCATCAAAACATGTATAATAATGATTTTTTATTAACATGGGAAAAAACAGATGATGAAATTCAATCTGTATTTAAAGTAGCTGAAATACTACGTCATATGAGAGAAAATAATATTTCTCCGAAGATATTTGATAGTGGTTTAGGAATATCAGTATTCCGTGATAATTCTACAAGAACAAGATTTAGTTTTGCTAGTGCATGTAATTTATTAGGTTTAGAAGTTCAAGACCTAGATGAAAAAAAATCGCAAATTGCTCATGGAGAAACGGTTCGTGAAACAGCTAATATGATTTCTTTTATGGCTGATGTGATTGGGATTAGAGATGATATGTTTATTGGAAAAGGAAATGCTTATATGCGTAAGGTTTCGCAATCTGTACAGGAAGGTTTTGAGGATAATGTTTTAAATCAGCGACCTACCCTTGTTAACTTGCAATGTGATATAGATCATCCAACTCAGACAATGGCAGATATGCTTCATTTAATTAATCATTTTGGAGGAGTTGAAAATCTTAAAGGGAAAAAGATAGCTATGACATGGGCTTACTCGCCATCATATGGGAAACCATTATCTGTTCCTCAAGGAGTTATAGGACTAATGACAAGAATGGGGATGGAGGTAACACTAGCACATCCAAAGGGATATGATTTAATGCCAGAAGTTGAAGAAATAGCGAAGAAAAATGCAGAATCTACTGGAGGAAAATTTATTAAAACAAATTCAATGAAAGAGGCTTTTGTTAATGCTGATATTGTATATCCAAAAAGTTGGGCGCCTTTTGCAGCGATGGAAAAAAGAACTAGATTAAATGGTGAAGGTAAGTTTGATGAAATTAAGACACTTGAAAAAGAATTATTAGCACAAAATGCAAACCATTTAGATTGGGAATGTACCGAGGATTTAATGAAATGCACGAAAGATGGTCAAGCGTTATACTTACATTGCCTTCCTGCTGATATTACAGGTGTTAGTTGCGGACATGGAGAAGTAGCAGCATCGGTTTTTGAGCGTTATCGTACGCCATTATATCGTCAAGCAGGTTATAAGCCATATATTATAGCTGCTATGATATTTTTAAGTAAGGTGAAAAATCCAATTAAAACAGCAGAAATGATTTTAGATAGAAATAAAGAAAGATTTTCTGGAAAATAG
- a CDS encoding (2Fe-2S)-binding protein — protein MKKIKMNVNEKLYEIEVDIRESLLDVLRNKLHFTGVKQGCSVGECGACTVLVDGIAVDSCIYLAVWADGKTIKTIEGVEKDGKISKVQQAFIDEGAIQCGFCTPGLVMTTTALVDSDKDYSDEEIKREISGHFCRCTGYQKIFNAVKKSLKDK, from the coding sequence ATGAAGAAAATTAAGATGAATGTGAATGAAAAATTATATGAAATAGAAGTTGATATTAGAGAATCTTTACTTGATGTCCTACGAAATAAACTCCATTTTACAGGTGTAAAACAGGGATGTTCGGTAGGAGAATGTGGGGCATGTACTGTTTTAGTAGATGGCATTGCGGTTGATTCTTGTATATATTTAGCTGTTTGGGCAGATGGTAAAACGATTAAAACGATAGAAGGTGTTGAAAAAGATGGAAAGATATCTAAAGTTCAACAAGCTTTTATTGATGAGGGCGCGATTCAATGTGGATTTTGTACGCCAGGACTTGTTATGACAACTACAGCACTAGTAGATAGTGATAAAGATTATAGTGATGAGGAAATTAAAAGAGAAATATCTGGGCATTTTTGTCGATGTACAGGTTATCAGAAAATATTTAATGCAGTTAAGAAATCATTAAAGGATAAATAA